From Daucus carota subsp. sativus chromosome 6, DH1 v3.0, whole genome shotgun sequence:
TGTCTTTTCAGGGAGAGAGAGAACTCCTCCCAAGACTTCGGAAGCTTTTCAATCACACTCATAACCTTGAACTTTTCAGGGaggtccattccggactccttcaaagcatgcacTATCATCTCGAATTCATGCACTTGCTCAGTCATGGACTTGTTGTCCACCAGCTTGAATTCAAGGAACTTAGCCACAGAATACTTCTCAAGACCCTGAGAGTCAGTATTATGTGTCTGGTCCAGCTTCTCCCATAAGAGTTTTGCAGAGTAGGCATCAGAAGAATACACATCAAACAATGTGTTAGTGAGTGCAGCCAGAATGGCCGCCCTGGCCACACCATCCTTCTCAGCCCACTTCGCAAAGCCCTTAACAGTTTCAGCTTTCTCTTGATCCACCACTGGTTTCTCATACTCCACAACAGGCCACAGACCCTTTACAGTCAACcacaatttcattcttttctgcCAGCGAGAAAAGCCTACACCACCATTGAACTTCTCTGGCAAGCCAGTTAATTCAACGGCTTGTGGAAAACTGTAAGTGGTCCAATCAATGGCCACAACAGATGCACCAGAACCACTACCACCACCAACAACGGGAACTTCAGTTTCGCTCGACATTAtgctaaatattatataacaaatattctCTTCAAGAATGTTGGAAATACTGATTATTATAGCAACATAGAggcagttatatatcatattaaacaaGCCAAGGCCAAGCAAGTTGAAACAAAACGTGAAGGTAAAATACATGCATGTCAGTGACTGTAAGACTAGTGGAAGGAAAGAATTTGTACCAGTAGCCATAGCTTGAGGCAAGAACATGTACAACAAGAAGAACAGCTGAGTCGTCAGGCCTTATACGAAGACCTGACTGCTCTTGAAGAGAATATTGCCCCCACCTGCTGCACTGGGGATGCTTGCAACACCtcctccaggataaaacagctcagAGCTTTGAATTACAGCACCTTCGAAGCTCAAACACGACTAGCTCCTCACTCGCCGGAAAACCAACTACTTACTGACTGTGTTTGGGAGAGAGAGCAGAGaggaagaagagaagagaatgTAGGGTGTGGTGTGTGAAACTCAGCAGCTTAGTCCTCTATTTATACTAGAGGCTAAGTGTAACTGACCACcccaaatttaatatatgaatttaaactgcacatttaaaataaatcgtaacagctgatttattataatgtaacagctgatatatattaatccacacattaaaccatccgttttatatatatatactttaatttctgaatatatatCATCAGTTACAAGTCCAGGTTCATTGTATCTGACTTAGCCCAATTATCCAATTGAGCCCAACAGACACAACCCAGCCCAActgataaataaattctaattaaaatattatattaaatcgatacgaaataaaattccccgcccaggtcgcctcgcgtacgcgagacgccgagacattcgcccaaatcgccctTCGACCCGTGCCGTGCCGTGCCGTGCCGTGCCGTGCCGAGCCGAGGCGTGgcggggcggcggcggcggcgcgcgcgtgggctcgtgagaacaccacgcaccataacacaccttagtagttatgcactacccatgtgtgttatactatataaagccaacacCCCTTTTATTTCTTTCTATGTGGGACAAACACATTCTCAAAACAAGCTTTTCCaagctactaacttcaacttcatttctcttatggatttcattaagaaaattcttaaacccatacatgaaagtttaagtcccGATATCTAGAACCAACTTCCAATCATTAGATTATGGAATTAAcaacaagaacataataaaattatgaacttaataactccattttctaacaaCACATTGGTTATGCGTAATaaactgttgttgctgttgacagcatcagcaaccccaaacagcaCTTTAATAGGCTTGTTTTCTCGTATTGTTTGTCCATCTTTGTCCAATATAAATTTTaggaaaaataaattgaaacgTCCCACAACTTTTTCAATTTCATTCGATAAGTCCTTAAACAAAAGATTCCTCAAACCGGGTCATTTATCTTTCCAATCACTTGTATCCAATCTTTCCGTTAAGTAGATTCTAACGAACGTTAGTTACTTGCTAACATGACAACATATAACCAGTTGATCAATCAGAAGTTTACTAACATAGTACATGACGACACATCTTCAGCAAAGTACTCAGTGATTTCAGAAAAGAAATAGGAGCTAGAGTTTTCCTATCCAATTCAATTAAGGGGCCATTTGGAAAATCTGAAATATTTATATCTGaaagattaatatatatgtgaatgATCTAATTCAATCTAAAATctgaatgaataatattatttgataaattatttttcacaatATCTAACTGAAATGTTTTTTCAGTTTTACCCATCTAATTGAGTAAGGTTGTTTGATACTGTTTTTTATATACACACtcacttcatttttttaaatgtcTGCATGCACTCCAAAATCAGAATATAGCGTATCAATTAATCACTCATACAGTACAAATTATTCAATAGTATATCATAGTTATTAACGTGAACTAATTGTAACCAGTGTtttaaaaagcgcattaagcggccgctTAAGCGGCCGCCTAAGCGGAATCGGCCCTAAAACGCCTCGATTTTGTATTAAGCGGGTTcttaagcgtttttgaaaattaagcggactattaagcggattaagcggtcgttaagcggtacttaagcggtcaaaatgattttgacttgctaatttttcagttttaaaatatttttttatataatataactataattatattaaaaaattaatatatatatatttttaaaaatttaaattcttaccacaatataacattatttttgaatatattaatattaaaattaaatatttaattatattttattaatccgcttattgGCCCGCTTAagattccgcttaagcgtccgctttaccgcttaagcgctagaaggtcctTTCACCGCCTAGAgccgatttgcgcttttcatAAGACTGATTGTAACATGTTCAGAGTTCGATCTCGCTTTTAAACACAAGTAGATTTTTCttgatgtgtgtatatataatttcaatttgTCGGGGAGAGGGTTTCAACATAAAAGTTTCAAAATCAAAACAACAGCCCCGAGACGTTCCAAAGAGAATAGAATTTTTTGATTACTTCATCGTGCTCTCATGTATGGACTCCATCTCTGCGCTTTCCTCCACAAACTATTTTTCTATCGATTGGTCTTATGCAACAGCGCGTATGTTACATTACATGAAGGGGGAGAGGTGTTTTGGTATTATTTTTTGGATTGTTGCTGATTATAACCCACTTTAAGTTGTGCCTATGTAGAAATCTTTTTAAATGTGTCTTaactgatactccctccgtccacctcatttgtttacattgggggacgggggctcggcacgcattctaatgctctcgtaaaacgtagttcggtaaattattttaaacttttttttcttctgtataaaaatttgatgtttaaatttttatacaaaaaagaaaaaatttaaaaataagctatagaactatgttttatatgcgcattaaaatgcgtgtcgagcagtgtgaaaaaactgtaaacaaatgagggggacagagggagtaatttgtattttttcaaattttccacATGTTACAAAGGATAAgtatcaatattttaaatattggatatgaatttttattaatgtCGGGATAGATAACATTGAAatgacaaataatatataagtaagaaatacatttttaatttttgtatctTTTAAAAATGTAATACAAACTCAATATGATTAATCTGACtatatttgtattaatatgCAATTTGTGTATAATAGTTTTTTTGGTTATAATTGTGAAATAGATAGTTGTAATATGAGTTCAAgtgttcatataaataagtaataattttttaaatattagatatgaatttataagaaaatttcttaattaaaattttacgtCAATAGTATGAAGGATAgtggctgcgggttcctacgtttaaaaaaaaaagaaggtataaatctttaatttttccaaataaaatttttacctACGAGATCGCCATGGATAAATTTGAATATACTAAGGAAATCAAACGCACCGTAAATGTATAGAAGTAGATCATgcgattaaaaataataaaatagcaGTGAAACCCGAAAAGAGTTGATGATAGGGTAAAGGGGGCGCGAGGGAGGATTTATAAAAACAGACACAAAAAGGGGCTGCtgccttcatcttcatcttcattctTCAGCCTTGACGGCAGGGCGGTAGTCCAGCCAAGTAGTGATTACGCGAGAGAGATATAGATTGAGATTGAGAAGATTGTATTGAATTTATCAAACCCTAGAATTGTGATTGAGAAAGAGTTTGATTCAAGATGAGGATAATGATTAAGGGAGGGGTGTGGAAGAACACCGAAGATGAGATCTTGAAAGCGGCTGTTATGAAATATGGTAAGAATCAATGGGCTCGCATCTCTTCTCTTCTTGTTCGTAAATCTGCTAAGCAATGTAAGGCTCGCTGGTACGAGTGGCTCGATCCTTCCATCAAAAAGGTaatacatctctctctctctctctctctctctctccactctacctccctccctctctctctccccactctacctccctctctctctctctcaccactctacctccctccctctctctctctctccccactcgacctccctctctctctctctctctctctctctctcaccactctacctccctctctctctccccccccccccctctccctctccttaTATATGGACCGTGTGAAATCATctagtttttgtatattttttaattgctTTCGTTGATTAAACGAACAACATTGGAGATATCTGTTATGTGATTTGCAGATTTCAGGGAGGGTAAAAAATACTTTACTGTTTTAAGTTTGTTGAATTACTGTGGTTTTGAAGAATAAATAGGCTTATATTCACTTGGATCACTTCTCAGTTAGGTACCAAGATTTTCCTGCTATTGTAGTTTCCTATAATTGCATCTGTGCTGCTACATTAGTGTACTTAAATGTTAACGTACTGTACGGCTATAGGCGGTTGGTGGTGAGACTATTGGGTTCGGCTAAAATGATACATTAGGAATAAATGCCAAGCGAAATAGTTGAATATTTCTTGttactgtatttttttttttttttttgattctaATCTTATATTTCTTGCACGCTCTTTTGCTGTTATATATGTGATGAGCTGACATTTTATGATACCTACGTTAACTACTAGTTTGGTCAATTATAGACTTTGTACGGTgtagtttgatttttttgtctACTGAACAATCTATAAGTTCTATTGGTATTGTTTACTCTCTGCATTTTAGTCATGGAACTATAATCTTAACTTGATATTATCTGCAGACTGAGTGGACCAGAGAAGAAGATGAGAAGCTACTCCACTTGGCAAAGCTAATGCCCACTCAGTGGAGGACAATCGCTCCGATTGTGGGTCGTACTCCATCACAGTGTCTTGAGCGCTATGAGAAACTCCTTGATGCAGCATGTGCTAAAGATGAGAACTATGAGCCAGGAGATGATCCCCGAAAGTTGCGTCCTGGAGAGATTGACCCTAACCCAGAATCAAAGCCTGCTCGTCCTGATCCTGTTGATATGgatgaagatgaaaaagaaATGCTTTCAGAAGCACGAGCTCGGCTTGCCAATACGAGGGGGAAAAAGGCAAAAAGAAAAGCTAGGGAAAAGCAGCTTGAAGAAGCCAGGCGGCTTGCATCTTTGCAGAAAAGGAGGGAATTAAAGGCAGCAGGAATTGATAATAGGCACAGAAAGAGGAAAAGGAAGGGTATCGACTATAATGCTGAAATTCCCTTTGAGAAGAAGCCTCCTCCAGGCTTTTACGATGTAACTGATGAAAGTCGAACGGTTGAACAGCCAAAGTTTCCAACAACTATTGAGGAACTTGAAGGTGAAAAGAGGTCTGATAAGGAAGCCCGTTTGAGAAAGCAAGACGCTGCTAGGAATAAGATTGCACAGAGGCAGGATGCGCCTGCAGCTATACTGCAAGCAAACAAGCTTAATGATCCAGAAGCGGTTAGAAAGAGGCCAAAAATGAATCTCCCTACACCTCAGATTCCAGACCATGAACTGGAGCATATTGCAAAAATTAGGCTTCCTGCTTCAAATGAAGAACTAACAGAAGGGAGTGGTGCCACACGTGCTCTTCTTGCAGACTATGCTCATACACCACGTCAGGGAGCAACATCATTACGAACCCCACAAAGAACTCCTGCAGGTAAGCATGATGCAATAATGATGGAAGCAGAAAACCAGGCCAGATTGAGATTGTCTCAGACACCGTTACTAGGAGGGGAGAACCCAGAACTGCACCCTTCTGATTTTTCAGGTGTTACTCCAAGGAAGATGGAAATTCAAACACCAAATGTTATGATGACTCCCTCAGTAACTCCTAGTCCTGGAGGTGCAGGTCTAACTCCTAGAATCGGGATGACACCTACGAGGGATGGTCCTTCATATGGTATGACACCTAAAGGAACTCCAATTAGGGATGAGCTGCACATCAATGATGAGATGGATATGCATGACAGTGCAAAACTTGAGTTGCGAAGACAAGCTGATTTGAGACGGAATCTGCGTTCTGGTTTGACCAGCCTCCCGCAGCCAAAAAATGAATATCAGATTGTGGTTCAACCGATTCCTGAAGACAATGAAGAGCCAGAAGAAAAGATGGAAGAAGATATGTCTGATAGGATTGCTAGAGAAAAAGCTGAGGAGGAAGCTAGGATGCAAGCTTTACTTAAAAAAAGGTCGAAAGTACTGCAGAGAGAGCTCCCTAGACCTCCCTCTGCTTCACTGGAACTTCTCAAAAATTCTTTGCTTAGAGCTGATGAGGGTAAGAGCTCCTTTGTTCCTCCTACTTTGATTGAACAAGCTGATGAGATGGTAAGAAAGGAGCTCGTGTCCTTACTCGAGCATGATAACATCAAGTATCCAATTGATGAAAAAGTTCAGAAGGAGAAGAAAAAAGTTACAAAGCGAACTACAAAGGGAAATTCTGCTCTTGTCCCCTTAATAGACCAATATGAAGAGGACGAGTTAAAGGAGGTATGTTTTTTATTGCTTAATTGACCCCTGATAACTTATaaccattataaatatttgtatttaattgcCCTTCTCTTTGTTGGTATTATCTGTTCATAGAAAAAGatgtttattaatatatataccatGCTAGCCGATCTGTATCATGTGCATACTGGAGTCTTCAAAGCTGGAAAAATCATGCATCACTTAGCagaaaaaagtaaatttaatgGTAGCCAATCATCGAGCTTGTGAATTGGGATGTATATGGAACCTTCTCTGCTGCGATCAGTTTTTAGTATCTTATAATTTTTACGAGATTAATTGAACTGTAAATTGCAAATTCTGAAACATTGTTTTATAAAGTATTAATCCAGAAGAAAATGAGAATTCCTAATTTTAATTAATCCTATTTGTTGTTTGTTTTACATTAGATCTTAGCTGACATCATAAATTGAGACCATCATGTCTTCCAATTGCACCTGCGTTGACCTCAGATATTTTCCAATATATGTGCTTGGACTGTAGCAAATACAAGCTCACGGTTCTTCATCATACTTGCTAAAAAGTTTTCTAGTATAGTCAGTATATTATTCTTTTGTGGTCTGGTTTTGCAATTCTAGTCAAATGCTTTAtgtattattagtattattgttattgttgaAGCTAGCAGCGTTGGATCACTTATTTAAGCCTAATTAGTCATTTAAAACCATATATATCAATTCCGTGTATGTGTTTCCCATCATTCACCCCTTGTTAgagatttagcaaaaaaaatagtatTGCTGCAATTGCTTGGATATAATTGTTAAAACCTGAGATCGTTTTTCTGGATCATAGTTTCATTCCTACATAGAAAGAAAAGTTGGGCCTTCATATTACAGATACAAAGCCTTTTTAGTCATATCTATTTATCCAGCtggttattattatttatattatattgttataaCCGAGATGAGGTATAATTGGTTAGTTGGTAGGTTGGTTAACACGCTGTACACAATAACAAAGACTTTGCCTAAATGAATTAATTATTACCTCCTTCGTCCCGACTAATACTTTTCACTTTCCTTATCCGGTTGTCATCAATTCTTTACAATacaaaacttttcaaaagttgtatattttattaaattaaaattaatctcacccactactttcatccacttttccaaatctatcaaTAACATATTGATTGGTCCTACCACTTAcacacttttctttccttttcatacTACTTTATACACTGTCCTAACACTTTTCTTAATGTTCGTGTCCAACTCATAAAcgtaaagaaaagaagagagcCATGCCCATCTCCTACGtaaagaaaagaataaagacAAAGACGGAGGGAGTTTAGACTCCTTACAAAAATAATACTGTCAATCTCTTCCCAGTGTTCACCACTTATAACAAAGACtctatttaaattaattcaGAATTGATTAGATTCCTTGCAAAATGATATTCTCAATCTCTTTCAATTGTCCATAATAATTAAGataattaagattctattaacctaattaattaattaattagactCCTTGTAAAAGAATACTCTAACTCTCTTTCAAGTTCCAACCTTTCCACctcttcaaatattttactattacacaaaatatagaatttacttaaaactaattaaataattaattagactACTTGCAAAATCATACTCACTCTCCCCCAAATATTCCATGTTTTTTCATAGTTTATTAGTTTACATGTTGTATGAACATGACATTTATAAACTATTTTATGGACCAAGAAtgtttccttaaaaaaaaatcaattagaaTCTCATCATAAAAATACTAACTACCAAAAATCATACaagaattaaaatcaaaataaagaaCTAAATAAAGAATTTGCTCTGCCTGGAGATCCCAACAGATATTGTTTTCTTTACAAAACCAGTATTAATGAAATAAAAACACTAGAATTGTATTCAGCGAGGGGAATATTTTTTCGTCAAGCCAAATTACCAACATAGAGTTAACTTGCACTTGCAAGCTAATAATTCAGACAGACTCTTGGGGGCTGTTTTAGGAAACACTTTTAAGTAAGTTTCTGCCTTACAAGTTAAAATGTGTAAAAAGTAAAGGtgaattcagaatgcaagtaaTAGGTACTTATTTCAGTTACTCATATTTTGCAATTTGACTTTATAAGAATGAGTATAACTTCTACTACCTTCTGTTAATGCACCATTTTTTTAGCATTCCAAGTTATGCTTTACTAATGTAATCAGAAAGATGGCACCTTAAGTAGAAAAATGTCTGCTACTGACAAgtaataaaagtaattttaagtGACAAGTTTAAAATAAGCCAAACAGCTGTTAGTAGCTTGGAGATTATTGGTGTGCATGGCAGGTGCCAGGTTATTGGATGTTCTATGTGATTGCTATATATCTCTGTTGATCTGCAAACTCTGAGTAACCATAttatcaaatctaaaactaCCGCTAATCTTGCAGGCTGATCTTTTAATTAAAGAAGAATCCCAATTTCTCTGTATGGCGATGGGTCATGAGAGTGAATCCTTTGATGAGTTTGTTGAAGCACACAACACATGCGTAAATGATATCATGTATTTTCCTACCCGCAATGCTTATGGTCTGTCGAGTGTTGCTGGAAACATGGAAAAGGTTGCTGCGTTACAGGATGAGTTTGAAAATGTGAGGAGCAGGATGGACGATGATACTAAAAAGGCTCAGCGCCTTGAACAAAAGATTAAACTTTTAACAAATGGTTATCAGGTATTgcaaataactaaaatacagAGTATTTAAAAAATGCAATTAAAATGCTTGTTTGGGCATAATGCTATGTTAATGTTAAGATTTTATTGTTCGAACCCCTTTGACATACACTATATAATCTTTTGCCTTGTTGCCAGGATCTTGAAACTCCAGTGAATTCTGAGTTCCTTTTTTTTTGCTCTAAGCCTACTAATTAATGGTCCTTACATGAATATGCCTCCCCCCCAAACCATATGCACTAGTTGTTTAAAGTAAGTTTTATAATTGACATGATTAACCCCAACTTTTAAAGAAACTAACATTGATACAGATGAACATTGAGGATCTGATCTGCCCTTGGCTCTGAGAAAAAACAACATATAAACTTTAACGGGGAGATCTTTAAGTCATTTGTTCAGAAGCCTTGACGGTTTTCCACGAGCAACTAGAGTAGCCTGCATATGAAGTCAAATAATATGGTTGAATAAAATTTACTCTCTGTGACCATGCCAGTTATCATGTCCTTTTTATATGGATACCCGCCTTAAAAATCATTTGTATATCTACCCGCCTTTAAaagcaattatatattttacatcACATTGTTCAAAATGTGAAATTTTGGTTTCTTACAAAATGCTACTCTGACTTGTCAGCATAGAGCTACAAATCTTTGGTCACAAGTTGAGGCAACTTTCAAGCTAATGGATGATGCTGGTACAGAGCTTAATTGCTTCCAAGCTTTGCGTAATCAGGAGCAGCTTGCAGCATCTCACAGAGTTAATACGCTCTGGGAAGAAGTTCAGAAGCAGAAAGAGCTTGAGCAAACTTTACAAAAACGCTATGGTAATCTTTTGTCAGAGCAAGAAAGAATTCAGGGCATGATGAATGAATTTAGAGCAAAAGCTCGAGAAGAGAATGCAGCAAAGCAGCATGCTCTTGAGTTGGCTGAGGCCGCGGAGAAGCAGCATGCTCTTGAGTTGGCCGAGGCTGCGGAGAAGCAGCATGCTCTTGAGGTGGCTGAGGGTGCGGAGAAACAGCATGCTCTTGAGTTGGCTGAGGTTGAGGAGAAGCAACGTGCAGTTGAGTTGGCTGAGGTAGTGGAAACACAGCATGGTGTTGTGGTAGCTGAGATGGAGGAAAAACAGAATGCTGGTGAGCTGACTGAGCCTGAGAGTGAAAGGCAGCTCCCCGGAATGAAATCTGCCGAGGACCACACTCCCGAGCTGGCCAAAGGCGAGGAAGAAATTTTGGGAAACCAATTATCTTTTGAGGGGAATGAGGCCGTGGCTTTATCCGAAGCCATAGATTTTGCTGATGCTAAGGATGGTGAAAGTATTCAAGACGGCATTACGGTGACAACTATCACAACTTCCGTCAGTCAAACCGTGACAACTGTGACAACTTCAGTCAGTCAAACTGGGACAGATGAGGAGGtaaaacaagaataaatttaAGGATATCCTGGATTGTTAAATTAGATGGAAGAAATTCTGTGCTAACAGCTTCTGTTCAAGCTGGAGTGGTTTGAGGACCTAGGTTGAGTTTTGTAATGCAAGTTAAATTAATTATCTTACCAGTTGAAGTAAGAATTATTTGGTATTTCACTTTCTGCAGTATGCATGAACTTGAATGATATTAGTGAGAATGTTTTGTACTAAATGAAACTAATATTTGTTGTTGAGATTCCTTTGTTTATGTTTATTGTACTTCGGAATCCCGTACGATATTTATTTCCAATCCTGTTTTTGTACTAGTTAGTTCTTGTTCTGTTGGATAGGTGATTGGTTTTATTCCGTGCAAAATGTGTGCCTAAAGTATTTTATGATTGCACGGTATTGGTTAAATTATTGTATTAGCCATATGAATGGTTAATTGTTTTATAACTTGCCAGATGATTGGCTCCGCTCGAGTTCCGTTAAAAACTTAACGGGAGTTTAATGTTGGgcaaatataattgcaaaacaAAATAGCATAAACCATCTTGTATGCAAAATAGATTAACATCTAAACACAAGACAAACAAAATAACATAAACCATCTCATTTCTTGAATTAACACTCCCAAAAGATGTCATTACAAGttccaaatccaaaaattacCATACTACCATACTAGTACATCCTGGTCATTAGCATAACATGGTGCAGACATGAGATGGCTTTTGATAAAGTTTGTCAACCATTACAAAAGATGGCAATTCTAGTCACATTGTCAAACAAGTgtaaaaatcacaataaaaactactattaagTCTTTCTAGGTGGCTTGAATCCTGGGATGACCTTTTTCCTTGCAGTTGCTTTGGTATGTTTCTTTGGAGCAGATGTTGAAGCATTGTCATTTCCTTGATCACCCATTTGTCCTTGTTCTTCTGCTCTCCTAGTTGGTGTTGTTGAGGGAGGAGCTTTTCCTACCTTACAAGTTCTAGAATTATGCCCTTCCTTGTTGCAATTCTTGCAAGTGACTTTAGTCTTCCCAACCTCTATTTGTCTACCTTCTGCTTGTGCCTTTTTCACCTCATCACTTTATAGTAAAATTATCAGGGTCTGTCAAATACCACAAATAAGTACATTTTTAATTAACCATATTTTTACCCATAAAATTAAAGCTTATAATATGCACGTAATCAACTATATGAAGCTCAAGAAACCCTAAAAACTATAGACAACCTCTATCACTGTCAAAAACCCTAAATATTATACCAAACAACAATATCAGTTATGAAAATTACTCGATCATACTTGAGCAGACAGATATGAAATACAACAATAACATCGATAACAATCAAACCCccaaaaatttatacataatttcCAATCATTTTTCTACATGCAGTTGGAGAGTTCGAGTTTAGTACCTATATAAGCGGGCGCTTCAAGTGGCTGGTAAATATTGTGATCTTCCTTCAGTCTCTTGTACCAACTCATCTTCAATGATCTTCGATAGCTGTGAATGATTGCGGTGTGTGGCGTTGGGAGGAAGATGAAATGAAAGTGGAGGGAAGTGTAATAACAACTAAAGTAATAGAAATATTAAACGGCGTTAGTCGTGAACTAACGGGACTCAAGCATAGCCACTCATCTGTGTCAATATAAAACAATTAGTCATTCATGtggctaatataataatttaaccaACATTGtgcaattataaaatattttagacacacattttgcaattaagTCAATGTTTTATGTGTTTATTCTATGAGTAACTTGTTATAATATTTAGAGAAATGAGGATTCTTATCATTCAGTATTTGCTCTTAATATCAACTAAACATGAACATAATATTGGCTCTTAATAtcgattaaaaattaaaatacttgcgTAAAATTTGTCGAATTTATAAGAAATGGTGTTTGAGTGAGAAATTGTGTTTGAGTGAGATTGGTTGTATTGgctgattttatttaaaaagtgttttttatattttaaatgtttataaataaaatatactgttgtaatatgataatatataattgataatgTTCAATTTTGCTACCTCGTAGAGATTTACCAATGTTCAATTTGAATGATATGCTTCGGAAGAGCATGATACAAATTAAGCTTTATACATAGTATTGATGGCCACTTATCTGTCTTTCAAATTTGAACAAACTTCATTGTTATATGGAGAGAATTAGCTGGTTTGTATACGGGTGATCCATACGAGTAGTGGGTTAAAATCTCATTAACGGGTTATGACTGTGAGGCAACTGGGTAAATTATTTTTACCTAATGCGTAAATTTGTGGGTAAAAAA
This genomic window contains:
- the LOC108227403 gene encoding cell division cycle 5-like protein; the protein is MRIMIKGGVWKNTEDEILKAAVMKYGKNQWARISSLLVRKSAKQCKARWYEWLDPSIKKTEWTREEDEKLLHLAKLMPTQWRTIAPIVGRTPSQCLERYEKLLDAACAKDENYEPGDDPRKLRPGEIDPNPESKPARPDPVDMDEDEKEMLSEARARLANTRGKKAKRKAREKQLEEARRLASLQKRRELKAAGIDNRHRKRKRKGIDYNAEIPFEKKPPPGFYDVTDESRTVEQPKFPTTIEELEGEKRSDKEARLRKQDAARNKIAQRQDAPAAILQANKLNDPEAVRKRPKMNLPTPQIPDHELEHIAKIRLPASNEELTEGSGATRALLADYAHTPRQGATSLRTPQRTPAGKHDAIMMEAENQARLRLSQTPLLGGENPELHPSDFSGVTPRKMEIQTPNVMMTPSVTPSPGGAGLTPRIGMTPTRDGPSYGMTPKGTPIRDELHINDEMDMHDSAKLELRRQADLRRNLRSGLTSLPQPKNEYQIVVQPIPEDNEEPEEKMEEDMSDRIAREKAEEEARMQALLKKRSKVLQRELPRPPSASLELLKNSLLRADEGKSSFVPPTLIEQADEMVRKELVSLLEHDNIKYPIDEKVQKEKKKVTKRTTKGNSALVPLIDQYEEDELKEADLLIKEESQFLCMAMGHESESFDEFVEAHNTCVNDIMYFPTRNAYGLSSVAGNMEKVAALQDEFENVRSRMDDDTKKAQRLEQKIKLLTNGYQHRATNLWSQVEATFKLMDDAGTELNCFQALRNQEQLAASHRVNTLWEEVQKQKELEQTLQKRYGNLLSEQERIQGMMNEFRAKAREENAAKQHALELAEAAEKQHALELAEAAEKQHALEVAEGAEKQHALELAEVEEKQRAVELAEVVETQHGVVVAEMEEKQNAGELTEPESERQLPGMKSAEDHTPELAKGEEEILGNQLSFEGNEAVALSEAIDFADAKDGESIQDGITVTTITTSVSQTVTTVTTSVSQTGTDEEVKQE